From Vicugna pacos chromosome 6, VicPac4, whole genome shotgun sequence, a single genomic window includes:
- the FOS gene encoding protein c-Fos — protein sequence MMFSGFNADYEASSSRCSSASPAGDNLSYYHSPADSFSSMGSPVNAQDFCTDLAVSSANFIPTVTAISTSPDLQWLVQPTLVSSVAPSQTRAPHPYGVPTPSTGAYPRAGVVKTMTGGRAQSIGRRGKVEQLSPEEEEKRRIRRERNKMAAAKCRNRRRELTDTLQAETDQLEDEKSALQTEIANLLKEKEKLEFILAAHRPACKIPDDLGFPEEMSVASLDLSGGLPEAATPESEEAFTLPLLNDPEPKPSVEPAKSSSSMELKAEPFDDFLFPASSRPSGSETARSVPDMDLSGSFYAADWEPLHGGSLGMGPIATELEPLCTPVVTCTPSCTTYTSSFVFTYPEADSFPSCAAAHRKGSSSNEPSSDSLSSPTLLAL from the exons ATGATGTTCTCCGGCTTCAACGCCGACTACGAGGCGTCATCCTCCCGCTGCAGCAGCGCCTCCCCGGCCGGGGACAATCTCTCCTACTACCACTCACCGGCCGACTCCTTCTCCAGCATGGGCTCTCCCGTCAATGCGCAG GATTTCTGTACCGATCTGGCCGTCTCCAGTGCCAACTTCATCCCAACAGTGACTGCCATCTCGACCAGCCCGGACCTGCAGTGGCTGGTGCAGCCCACCCTGGTCTCCTCCGTGGCCCCATCCCAGACCAGAGCTCCCCACCCCTATGGAGTCCCCACTCCCTCGACTGGGGCTTACCCCAGGGCTGGAGTCGTGAAGACTATGACAGGAGGCAGAGCTCAGAGCATTGGCAGGAGGGGCAAGGTGGAACAG TTGTccccagaagaagaagagaaaaggagaatcCGAAGGGAAAGGAATAAGATGGCTGCAGCCAAATGCCGGAACCGGAGGAGGGAGCTGACTGACACACTCCAAGCG GAAACAGACCAATTAGAAGATGAGAAGTCCGCTTTGCAGACTGAGATTGCCAACCTgctgaaggagaaggaaaaactaGAGTTCATCCTGGCAGCTCATCGACCTGCCTGCAAGATCCCTGATGACCTGGGTTTCCCAGAAGAGATGTCTGTGGCTTCCCTTGATCTGAGTGGGGGCCTGCCTGAGGCTGCCACCCCGGAATCCGAGGAGGCCTTCACCCTGCCCCTCCTCAATGACCCTGAGCCCAAGCCCTCAGTGGAGCCCGCCAAGAGCTCCAGCAGCATGGAGCTGAAGGCCGAGCCCTTTGATGACTTCTTGTTCCCAGCATCGTCCAGGCCCAGCGGCTCTGAGACCGCGCGTTCTGTGCCAGACATGGACCTGTCTGGTTCCTTCTATGCAGCAGACTGGGAGCCCCTGCATGGTGGTTCCCTGGGGATGGGGCCCATAGCCACAGAGCTGGAGCCCCTGTGCACCCCAGTGGTCACCTGTACTCCCAGCTGCACTACTTACACGTCTTCCTTCGTCTTTACCTACCCCGAGGCTGACTCCTTCCCCAGCTGTGCAGCTGCTCACCGCAAGGGCAGCAGCAGCAACGAGCCTTCCTCTGACTCGCTCAGCTCACCCACGCTGCTGGCCCTGTGa